One bacterium DNA window includes the following coding sequences:
- a CDS encoding metal ABC transporter permease produces MLEFLRYGFMQRALLSCVIVGSTCSFIGVFVVLRGMAFAGSGLAHAAFGGVALGFLMAINPLFAAVLFCLGTAGLIQVATRRAQLRMDAAIGVFFAFAMALGVLFIGLMKRYDARVYGYLFGNVLGVTAGNLALMAVLAIVVVGTIGLLYRQFKFLSFDEDMAEASGLPTGTLAALLLGLLALTVVVSIKTVGIILVEALLVTPAATAYQLTSRYGMMFVLSWIASVVSCVAGLVISYSLGVPSGAAIVIVATVLFALAAILSPKRRKCKVCGHESAA; encoded by the coding sequence ATGCTTGAGTTCCTGCGATACGGGTTCATGCAGCGCGCCCTCCTCAGCTGCGTCATCGTCGGTTCCACGTGTTCCTTCATCGGGGTCTTCGTCGTCCTGCGCGGCATGGCCTTCGCCGGCTCTGGTCTCGCGCATGCGGCATTCGGCGGCGTGGCGCTTGGATTCCTGATGGCAATCAACCCGCTGTTCGCCGCGGTGCTCTTCTGCCTGGGTACTGCCGGTCTCATTCAGGTCGCGACCCGCCGCGCGCAACTGCGGATGGACGCCGCGATCGGCGTCTTCTTCGCATTCGCCATGGCCCTCGGCGTGCTTTTCATCGGGCTGATGAAGCGCTACGATGCGCGGGTCTACGGTTACTTGTTCGGTAACGTGCTGGGCGTAACCGCCGGCAACCTCGCGCTGATGGCAGTGCTGGCAATCGTGGTGGTCGGGACCATCGGGTTGCTCTATCGTCAGTTCAAGTTCCTGAGCTTCGACGAGGACATGGCCGAGGCAAGCGGCCTGCCGACCGGGACACTCGCGGCGCTGCTCCTCGGCCTGCTGGCGTTGACCGTCGTCGTGTCAATCAAGACCGTCGGCATCATTCTGGTTGAGGCATTACTCGTGACACCGGCTGCCACTGCCTACCAGCTTACCTCTCGCTACGGCATGATGTTCGTCCTGTCGTGGATTGCGAGCGTCGTGTCATGTGTCGCGGGCCTGGTTATCTCCTACTCGCTCGGCGTTCCTTCGGGCGCGGCGATTGTCATCGTAGCGACGGTCCTCTTCGCGCTTGCCGCGATTCTCTCGCCCAAACGACGAAAGTGCAAGGTCTGCGGGCACGAGTCCGCAGCTTGA
- a CDS encoding VCBS repeat-containing protein — translation MGGAARKTAAVLLALATSIGIAVALTWTETSWQDFSDGQFTSNLYVSHRYGGTVEFVPRFDFNNDGWMDLVCSEGYGSNVYLYFGDTAGFLASRSRDYPVGGGGECDGADLNCDGYADLIHTGWRAQPYATIYWGTASGPDPQNKTNLSVSNSEAVAVADLDNDGYLDIILSSEDGTSYIYWGSGSGYSPSNVTLLHLGTDTGHNWVVADLNKDGYLDLIGCCTNDCTHQPIFYFGPNHTYQLETLDFSPGGSGFDAQGVTVADFNHDGWLDIVYTGHDDITQAWIYWGSASGFSVQNRTVINTAQCFGGSAAYDFNKDGLVDLLFFRGSYYGAYLKPIIYYNTGSSPYFSDAQTSTIGPLTLNSTGGQVADYNKDGNVDIFLNDFESGSAHVLWGPDWNTVTDLPCYSGHHGVTREIGNIYDRTYREDYVSSVFDGGGLPNWHTVSWDDSTPGGSAVEMAVRTGATAAPDSTWSGWYAVAKGDTVPDSLNSRYIQYRAQLKYQNPASLPMLFAV, via the coding sequence ATGGGCGGCGCGGCGCGAAAGACTGCGGCTGTGCTGCTTGCCCTCGCGACAAGCATCGGGATAGCTGTTGCCTTAACCTGGACAGAGACTTCCTGGCAGGACTTCAGCGACGGCCAGTTCACGAGCAACCTGTATGTGTCGCACCGCTACGGCGGCACGGTCGAGTTCGTCCCTCGTTTCGACTTCAACAATGACGGCTGGATGGATCTGGTCTGCTCCGAAGGATACGGGTCGAACGTGTACCTGTACTTCGGCGACACGGCCGGGTTTCTAGCCAGCCGTTCGCGCGACTACCCCGTCGGCGGCGGCGGCGAATGCGACGGCGCCGACCTGAACTGCGACGGGTACGCCGACCTGATTCATACCGGGTGGCGGGCTCAGCCCTATGCGACAATCTACTGGGGGACGGCCTCGGGACCCGACCCGCAGAACAAGACAAACCTGTCGGTCAGCAATTCGGAGGCCGTGGCCGTGGCTGATCTTGATAACGACGGCTACCTCGACATTATCCTGTCTTCAGAGGATGGGACGAGCTACATATACTGGGGCAGCGGCTCCGGCTACTCTCCATCAAACGTCACACTCCTACACCTTGGGACCGACACCGGTCACAACTGGGTGGTGGCAGACCTCAACAAGGACGGGTACCTCGACCTGATTGGCTGCTGCACCAACGACTGCACTCACCAGCCCATCTTCTATTTCGGGCCTAACCACACGTACCAACTGGAGACGCTCGATTTCTCACCGGGCGGCAGCGGCTTCGATGCCCAAGGGGTTACTGTTGCCGACTTCAACCACGACGGCTGGCTCGACATCGTCTATACCGGGCACGACGATATCACGCAGGCATGGATTTACTGGGGTTCCGCCTCTGGGTTCAGCGTCCAGAACCGCACGGTCATCAATACCGCCCAGTGCTTCGGCGGCAGCGCAGCCTACGACTTCAACAAGGATGGTTTGGTCGACCTGCTCTTTTTCCGTGGTTCCTACTACGGCGCGTACTTAAAGCCCATCATCTACTACAACACGGGCTCCTCCCCGTACTTCAGCGACGCGCAGACGTCTACAATTGGCCCGTTGACCCTGAACTCGACCGGCGGGCAAGTCGCCGACTACAACAAGGACGGCAATGTCGACATCTTTCTCAACGACTTCGAGAGCGGCAGTGCCCATGTGCTTTGGGGGCCGGACTGGAATACCGTGACGGACCTCCCTTGCTATTCCGGCCACCACGGAGTGACTCGAGAGATCGGCAATATCTACGACCGGACGTATCGTGAAGACTATGTCTCATCCGTTTTCGATGGTGGCGGTCTGCCCAACTGGCATACCGTGTCCTGGGATGATTCGACGCCCGGAGGGTCAGCGGTCGAGATGGCGGTGCGGACCGGTGCGACGGCGGCGCCCGATTCGACCTGGAGCGGCTGGTATGCGGTGGCGAAGGGCGACACCGTGCCCGATTCGCTCAACTCCCGGTACATCCAGTACCGGGCGCAGTTGAAGTACCAGAATCCGGCTTCGCTGCCGATGTTGTTTGCGGTGC